From the genome of Parazoarcus communis, one region includes:
- a CDS encoding efflux transporter outer membrane subunit, translated as MTLSAQFRPLVLALAFGLSGCAVVEPIVHPDIALPGNWAESLPEAEAAQDISSDWWIGFDSAQLDALVREALAASPDLKIQGERVIQAELALRSTGAALFPSLGLSGDTDWRRSDSGDRGGSAVSESRSSSLGLSASYEIDLWGRVAATIDSADASLSATRYELDALRLSMTASVATTYFQLLASQSRLDIARANLATAERVLKVVEARYRYGAASALDVSRQRTTVLTQSATIGPLEVQVRQTGSALALLLGRTPLKPGLEPESLSALRIPSVAAGLPADLLLRRPDLAAAEAALRGAAADIAAARAALLPAFSLSAAGGLASDFLLSLAAPSSTVALSASLVHTVFDGGRRQAQVDSTRSRQRELLEQYRKAILTSLKEVEDALGNAARDATQERIQARIVLEAERSLRLAELRYREGADDLLSVLDAQRTLFSSQDRLVQLRQARLTNAVDLYRVLGGGWQAP; from the coding sequence ATGACGCTCTCTGCCCAGTTCCGCCCACTCGTCCTCGCCCTTGCCTTCGGGCTGAGTGGCTGCGCGGTGGTTGAACCCATCGTCCATCCTGACATCGCCCTGCCCGGGAACTGGGCGGAGTCCTTGCCCGAGGCCGAGGCGGCACAAGACATCTCGAGCGACTGGTGGATCGGCTTCGATTCGGCCCAGCTCGATGCGCTCGTGCGTGAGGCCCTGGCGGCAAGCCCGGACCTGAAGATCCAGGGCGAACGCGTCATCCAGGCCGAACTCGCGCTGCGCAGCACCGGCGCCGCCCTCTTTCCCAGCCTCGGGCTGAGCGGCGACACCGACTGGCGCCGCAGCGACAGCGGCGACCGTGGTGGCAGTGCAGTGAGCGAGTCCAGGTCGTCCTCGCTCGGACTGTCGGCAAGCTACGAGATCGATCTCTGGGGCCGTGTCGCCGCCACCATCGACAGCGCAGACGCCAGCCTCTCCGCCACCCGCTACGAGCTCGATGCGCTGCGCCTGAGCATGACGGCGAGCGTTGCCACCACCTACTTTCAGCTGCTGGCCTCGCAGTCGCGGCTCGATATCGCACGCGCAAACCTTGCGACCGCCGAGCGCGTGCTCAAGGTCGTCGAAGCGCGCTATCGATACGGTGCCGCCTCGGCACTCGATGTCAGCCGGCAGCGCACCACGGTACTCACCCAATCCGCGACCATAGGCCCGCTTGAGGTTCAGGTGCGCCAGACAGGCTCGGCACTTGCGCTCCTGCTCGGGCGCACGCCGCTGAAACCCGGGCTCGAACCCGAGTCGCTCTCGGCCCTGCGCATTCCGTCCGTCGCTGCGGGCCTGCCCGCCGATCTGCTGCTCCGCCGTCCCGACCTTGCCGCAGCCGAAGCCGCACTGCGGGGCGCCGCTGCCGACATTGCCGCCGCCCGCGCCGCCCTGCTCCCGGCATTCAGCCTGTCGGCGGCGGGCGGACTGGCGAGCGACTTTCTGCTGTCGCTGGCCGCCCCGTCCTCCACCGTCGCACTCTCCGCTTCACTGGTGCACACGGTCTTTGACGGCGGCAGGCGGCAGGCGCAGGTCGACAGCACCCGCTCACGGCAGCGCGAACTGCTCGAGCAATACCGCAAGGCCATCCTCACCTCGCTCAAGGAGGTGGAGGATGCGCTTGGCAACGCTGCGCGCGATGCCACTCAGGAGCGCATTCAGGCAAGGATCGTTCTCGAGGCAGAGCGCTCGCTGCGTCTGGCCGAATTGCGCTACCGCGAGGGCGCGGATGATCTGCTGAGCGTACTCGACGCACAGCGCACCCTGTTTTCAAGCCAGGACAGACTCGTCCAGTTGCGCCAGGCCAGGCTCACCAACGCAGTGGACCTCTACAGGGTACTGGGCGGCGGCTGGCAGGCTCCCTAA